Proteins found in one Paenibacillus borealis genomic segment:
- a CDS encoding LysR family transcriptional regulator: MDIGLLKVFQAVAEEGSISKAAQSLNYVQSNVTARIQQLEQELKTPLFYRHSRGITLTSAGQTFMEYTVRILKLLDEAKQAVLDSPVPKGSITVGSDTTAAVRLPAILSAYRVCYPDVEVHLQVGRAGELIDSVLQHTVHGAFLDGPVEHPEIVQELLIHERIGLVIPDTMDYQGIRSVHDKTLLMLNSECLYRSRLEKWLAEEGGRLGKVMEFGTMEGLLGCVKAGIGYAVLPLSYFTRMNVTEGIRIYPFPEKYAEVPTVFIRRRDLYMTSAFREFIEELKAGLPEAVSGTDVTAGSGGTVK, from the coding sequence ATGGATATTGGTCTTCTTAAAGTATTTCAGGCGGTTGCTGAAGAAGGTAGTATCTCTAAAGCAGCCCAAAGCCTGAACTATGTGCAGTCGAATGTGACGGCCAGAATACAGCAATTGGAGCAGGAACTGAAGACTCCGCTCTTCTACCGGCACAGCCGGGGAATCACATTGACTTCAGCGGGACAGACGTTCATGGAATATACGGTCAGGATTCTTAAATTGCTGGACGAAGCCAAACAGGCGGTTCTGGATTCGCCGGTTCCCAAAGGCTCGATTACGGTCGGCTCGGATACTACGGCGGCTGTACGGTTGCCTGCCATCCTGTCCGCTTACCGTGTCTGTTACCCTGATGTTGAAGTTCATCTTCAAGTCGGACGGGCGGGGGAGCTTATTGATTCTGTCCTGCAGCATACCGTGCACGGGGCCTTTCTCGACGGACCGGTTGAGCATCCGGAGATTGTCCAGGAGCTGCTCATCCACGAGCGGATTGGACTTGTGATTCCGGATACGATGGATTATCAGGGCATCCGCTCTGTACATGACAAGACGCTGCTGATGCTGAATTCAGAGTGCCTGTACCGGAGCAGACTGGAGAAATGGCTCGCGGAAGAGGGCGGCCGGCTGGGCAAGGTGATGGAATTCGGGACGATGGAAGGACTCCTCGGATGCGTGAAAGCGGGAATTGGCTATGCGGTTCTGCCTTTATCCTATTTCACCCGGATGAATGTAACGGAAGGGATCCGCATCTATCCCTTTCCGGAGAAGTATGCTGAGGTCCCGACGGTGTTCATCCGGCGGCGCGACCTCTATATGACGAGTGCCTTCCGGGAGTTCATAGAAGAGCTTAAGGCAGGGCTGCCGGAAGCGGTGAGCGGGACGGATGTGACAGCGGGCAGCGGCGGAACTGTGAAGTAA
- a CDS encoding AraC family transcriptional regulator: MPVSTVRRIVFAQESGQQLPIALDSMGYNPDQEKVSRPQGYHTYHWLQTAYGEGIIHFDNKKITLAEGSGILLMPGIPHGYESLSSEVWCTYYLTFSGTSARHILDSLAMNSNLLYRWENESPLRHMLKEMLDRHDASSDMFNLGESTDAYRFLLTLNKYGQLHNNTAISRNVDKLQPLLKWMDSHYGDPEVGLYDLAAQLDVSGRYLNSLFLQTFGLSPYAYFVRLRIRKSKELLVTQPALTVKAISQRVGFRDVSHFVATFRKQSAITPEQFRKLH, translated from the coding sequence ATGCCAGTTAGCACCGTGCGCAGAATCGTGTTCGCCCAGGAGAGCGGACAGCAGCTTCCGATTGCCCTGGATAGCATGGGCTATAACCCCGATCAGGAGAAAGTCTCCCGCCCGCAAGGCTATCATACCTATCACTGGCTGCAAACCGCGTACGGTGAAGGCATCATTCATTTCGACAATAAAAAGATAACACTCGCTGAAGGCAGCGGCATTCTTCTGATGCCGGGTATACCGCACGGCTATGAATCCCTCTCTTCCGAGGTATGGTGCACCTATTATCTCACCTTCAGCGGGACTTCAGCCCGGCATATTCTGGATTCGCTCGCGATGAATTCCAATCTTCTGTACCGCTGGGAGAATGAATCGCCGCTCCGCCATATGCTGAAGGAGATGCTCGACCGCCATGATGCTTCAAGCGACATGTTCAATCTGGGTGAATCTACCGATGCCTACCGTTTCCTGCTGACGCTGAACAAATACGGGCAGCTGCACAATAACACAGCGATCTCCCGCAATGTGGACAAGCTGCAGCCGCTGCTGAAATGGATGGACAGCCACTACGGCGATCCCGAGGTGGGTCTCTATGATCTCGCTGCCCAGCTCGATGTATCCGGGCGCTATCTGAACAGCCTGTTCCTGCAGACGTTCGGCCTCTCCCCTTATGCCTATTTCGTCCGGCTGCGAATCCGCAAGAGCAAGGAACTGCTTGTCACCCAGCCTGCGCTTACGGTAAAAGCAATCTCACAGCGCGTCGGCTTCCGCGACGTCAGCCACTTCGTGGCTACGTTCCGCAAGCAGTCGGCAATTACGCCGGAGCAGTTCAGGAAGCTGCATTAA
- a CDS encoding beta-galactosidase produces the protein MNEERELVELMKLNSYSKVQIGVDYYPEHWDESMWETDIKLMKETGVKIVRVAEFAWSRLEPEEGRFDFAWLDRALDLFHKYGIQIVIGTPTATPPRWLTTAYPDVLPVFADGGVFHPGVRGHRCYNSVSLRKYGSRIIEALARHYSSHPAVIGWQTDNEFSMLDCHCDSCNLAFRSWVQEKYGTTEQVNEEWGTVVWSGEYSSWDELTVPYGGSPFQNPSMLLDFQRFQWEAAIAFQKTQTEVLRAICPQHFITHNFHSYPQRLDMHGLAEDLDVASFDYYPNPSPQKQATAPYSGALSLDLTRGIKRRNFWIMEQLSGPPGCWFPMWRTPYPGLIRAYSWQAIARGADTVVHFRWRSAAAGAEQFWHGLIDHSNVPGRRFAEFAQLCSEVNGLAPLLEGTGVISQAAILYSHEQMAALRIQPQADGLDYYENIKQYHRALTRLGIGCDVIGWRQPLEGYKLVIAPSLYLHDEAAAQLLEDFAAGGGTVILTSRSGVKNMNNICVMQPLPGLFSRAAGVTVEEYDPVGGDVHSLRSPDGILYECSQWCDILRPEGAEPVAWYADDFFAGAPAVTVNSFGAGRVYYIGTHAEESYWLKLLGDIAPDAGLTLFPELPDGVQAFTRTGPKGELLFLLNLSRTSQTVGLDKQYRSALTGTPISGPVELAAYGVEILETQG, from the coding sequence ATGAATGAGGAGAGGGAGCTGGTGGAACTTATGAAGCTGAACAGCTACAGCAAGGTGCAGATCGGTGTGGACTATTATCCCGAGCATTGGGACGAGTCGATGTGGGAGACGGATATCAAGTTAATGAAGGAAACCGGAGTCAAGATAGTCCGGGTAGCGGAGTTTGCCTGGAGCCGGCTTGAACCGGAGGAAGGGAGATTTGATTTCGCCTGGCTGGACCGGGCGCTGGATCTGTTTCACAAATACGGGATTCAGATTGTCATCGGGACCCCGACTGCGACACCGCCGCGCTGGCTTACTACCGCATACCCCGATGTATTGCCTGTGTTTGCCGATGGAGGCGTATTCCATCCGGGTGTGCGCGGCCACCGCTGTTATAACAGCGTATCGCTGCGTAAGTATGGCAGCCGGATTATTGAAGCGCTGGCCCGGCATTACAGCAGTCATCCTGCCGTCATCGGCTGGCAGACGGACAATGAATTCAGTATGCTGGACTGCCACTGTGACAGCTGTAATCTGGCTTTCCGCAGCTGGGTCCAGGAGAAGTATGGCACCACTGAACAAGTGAATGAAGAGTGGGGAACTGTAGTCTGGAGCGGGGAGTACAGCAGCTGGGATGAATTGACGGTTCCTTATGGCGGCTCGCCATTCCAGAACCCTTCGATGCTGCTGGATTTCCAGCGGTTCCAGTGGGAGGCGGCGATTGCCTTCCAGAAGACGCAGACGGAGGTGCTGCGCGCGATCTGCCCGCAGCACTTCATCACCCATAACTTCCACAGCTATCCGCAGCGGCTGGATATGCACGGGCTGGCCGAGGACCTTGATGTCGCGTCCTTCGATTATTATCCGAACCCCTCGCCGCAGAAGCAGGCGACCGCGCCTTACAGCGGGGCGTTATCCCTGGATCTGACCCGCGGCATCAAACGCCGCAATTTCTGGATCATGGAGCAGCTCAGCGGTCCGCCGGGCTGCTGGTTCCCGATGTGGAGGACACCTTATCCGGGGCTCATCCGCGCCTATAGCTGGCAGGCGATTGCCAGAGGTGCGGATACCGTGGTGCATTTCCGCTGGAGAAGCGCGGCTGCCGGTGCGGAGCAGTTCTGGCACGGGCTGATTGACCACAGCAATGTGCCCGGGCGGAGATTTGCCGAATTCGCGCAGCTGTGCAGCGAGGTGAACGGTCTGGCTCCGCTGCTGGAGGGGACCGGGGTTATTAGCCAGGCGGCCATTCTGTATTCGCATGAGCAGATGGCAGCACTGCGGATCCAGCCCCAGGCGGACGGACTGGACTATTATGAGAACATCAAGCAGTACCACCGGGCGCTGACCCGGCTTGGCATCGGCTGTGATGTCATCGGCTGGCGGCAGCCGCTGGAGGGATACAAGCTGGTGATTGCCCCAAGCCTGTATCTGCATGATGAAGCAGCCGCGCAATTGCTGGAGGACTTTGCAGCAGGGGGAGGTACTGTAATCCTTACCAGCCGCAGCGGTGTGAAGAATATGAATAACATCTGTGTGATGCAGCCGCTGCCGGGACTCTTCTCCCGGGCGGCAGGCGTAACGGTGGAGGAATATGATCCGGTCGGAGGCGATGTCCACTCGCTTCGGAGCCCTGACGGAATTCTGTATGAATGCAGCCAGTGGTGCGACATTCTGCGGCCGGAGGGAGCCGAGCCGGTCGCCTGGTATGCAGATGATTTCTTTGCCGGTGCTCCTGCGGTTACGGTGAACAGCTTCGGGGCGGGCAGGGTTTATTATATCGGTACCCATGCGGAGGAGAGTTACTGGTTGAAGCTTCTGGGAGATATTGCACCGGATGCGGGACTAACGCTGTTCCCGGAATTGCCGGACGGCGTGCAGGCCTTCACACGCACAGGACCAAAGGGAGAGCTGCTGTTCCTGCTGAATCTCAGCCGGACGTCTCAGACCGTAGGGTTAGACAAGCAGTACCGCAGCGCTCTTACCGGTACCCCGATATCTGGTCCGGTAGAGCTTGCGGCATATGGTGTAGAGATTCTGGAGACTCAAGGCTGA
- a CDS encoding carbohydrate ABC transporter permease, protein MNAKSKSRWNIGIEVIMILLALLFLSPFYFLLANSVKSFGEILSDAASWPQTFMWSNYTNAWKLARFSEAFRNSLIVTIISVVLISLFSAMAAYRMVRANNRFNQVLLLLFVAAMVVPFQTIMIPILKVVNILHVNNSFTGLIISNLGLSIPMAIFLFHGFIKSVPLEIEEAATVDGCNPISAFFRIVLPLLKPMLMTIIVLNALGIWNDYLLPSLILQAPGLRTIPLATFSFFGQYTKQWDMALPALTIGVAPIVIFYLFMQRYIVEGIAAGSVKG, encoded by the coding sequence ATGAATGCTAAATCAAAAAGCAGATGGAATATCGGGATTGAAGTGATTATGATTCTGCTGGCGCTTCTGTTCCTCTCTCCTTTCTATTTCCTGCTGGCGAACTCGGTGAAATCCTTCGGCGAGATCCTGAGCGATGCGGCAAGCTGGCCGCAGACCTTCATGTGGTCGAACTATACTAACGCCTGGAAGCTGGCCCGTTTCTCCGAGGCGTTCCGCAACTCGCTGATTGTTACGATCATCAGTGTGGTTCTGATCTCTCTGTTCAGCGCAATGGCGGCTTACCGCATGGTGCGTGCCAATAACCGGTTCAACCAGGTTCTGCTGCTGCTGTTCGTAGCTGCTATGGTCGTACCGTTCCAGACCATCATGATTCCGATCCTGAAGGTCGTGAACATCCTGCATGTGAACAACTCCTTCACGGGTCTGATTATATCCAACCTCGGTCTTAGCATTCCAATGGCGATCTTCCTGTTCCACGGCTTCATCAAGTCCGTGCCGCTGGAAATCGAAGAGGCCGCGACCGTGGACGGCTGTAACCCGATCTCGGCATTCTTCCGGATTGTGCTTCCTCTGCTGAAGCCGATGCTGATGACCATTATCGTACTGAATGCCCTGGGCATCTGGAATGACTATCTGCTTCCATCGCTGATTCTTCAGGCACCGGGACTGCGGACCATTCCGCTGGCGACCTTCTCCTTCTTCGGCCAATATACGAAGCAATGGGATATGGCGCTTCCGGCACTGACTATCGGGGTTGCTCCAATTGTAATTTTCTATCTGTTCATGCAGCGTTATATTGTTGAGGGAATAGCGGCTGGCTCGGTGAAGGGTTAA
- a CDS encoding carbohydrate ABC transporter permease, with protein MRGNKLSQLGQQVFFVGPALLFFTLITIIPFLMGMYYSFTDWNGVSGNVSWVGFQNFKMIFTNDPDFWSSFWFTVRFTVLGVVLTNVVGFFLAYLLTKPLKTRNMLRTIFFMPNVIGGLLLGFIWQFIFIKGFATMGDMTGWSFFNLPWLGDATTGFWAIVMVFIWQSSGYLMVIYIASLSNVSKEVLEAAEIDGASRMQVLRNIIVPLIMPAVTIGLFLAISWSFKMFDLNLSLTKGGPFKSTESVAMNIYNEAFLNNRYGLGTAKALLFFVIVALITVIQVRVTKSKEVEA; from the coding sequence ATGCGCGGCAATAAGTTGTCCCAATTAGGTCAACAAGTATTTTTCGTTGGCCCGGCATTGTTGTTTTTTACCTTGATCACGATTATTCCTTTTCTGATGGGGATGTACTATTCCTTCACGGACTGGAACGGCGTATCGGGTAATGTTAGCTGGGTCGGCTTTCAGAACTTTAAAATGATATTTACCAATGATCCCGATTTCTGGTCATCCTTCTGGTTCACCGTGAGATTCACGGTCCTTGGAGTTGTATTGACCAATGTAGTGGGCTTCTTCCTGGCCTATCTGCTGACCAAACCTCTAAAAACACGCAATATGCTCCGGACCATTTTCTTCATGCCGAATGTCATCGGGGGCTTGCTGCTTGGGTTTATATGGCAGTTCATCTTCATCAAAGGCTTCGCCACAATGGGCGATATGACAGGCTGGTCCTTCTTCAACCTTCCCTGGCTCGGGGATGCAACAACCGGCTTCTGGGCGATCGTCATGGTGTTTATCTGGCAGTCCTCCGGTTATCTGATGGTTATCTACATCGCTTCGCTCAGCAACGTGTCCAAAGAAGTGCTTGAAGCTGCTGAGATTGACGGCGCATCCCGGATGCAGGTGCTGCGCAACATTATCGTGCCGCTGATTATGCCTGCAGTGACCATCGGTTTGTTCCTGGCGATTTCCTGGTCCTTTAAAATGTTCGACCTGAACCTGTCGCTGACCAAAGGCGGACCGTTCAAATCGACGGAATCCGTAGCTATGAATATCTACAATGAAGCCTTTCTGAACAACCGTTACGGTCTGGGTACGGCAAAAGCGTTGCTATTCTTCGTAATTGTCGCACTGATCACAGTGATTCAGGTCCGTGTAACGAAGAGCAAGGAGGTAGAAGCTTAA
- a CDS encoding beta-galactosidase, whose translation MINEKLPKVWYGGDYNPEQWDAPVWAEDERMFKLAGIDVATINVFNWATLQPSEDTYDFSGLDALIDRLYKNGTYICLATATGAHPAWMAHRYPEVTRVDVQGRKRKFGGRHNSNPNSPVYREYAARLAGKLAERYKDHPALLIWHISNEYGGYDYSEQSEAAFRVWLKERYGSLDALNKAWNTRFWGHTFYDWEEIVVPNELSEEWNGNRTNFQGISLDYRRFMSHSLLDCYKLEHAAIREHSKNIPITTNLMGFYPELDYFEWAKYMDVISWDNYPALDTPVSHTAMTHDLMRGLKNGQPFMLMEQTPSQQNWMPYNSVKRPGVMRLWSYQAVARGADTVLFFQLRRSIGACEKYHGAVIEHVGHEHTRVFRECAELGRELELLGDELLDARSAAQIGIIYDWENRWALDLSSGPTVALDYVKEIHSYYDALYQQNIEADMIGVEEDLSKYKIVIAPVMYMVKPGFAAKVEAFVQAGGTFITTYFSGIVNENDLVTVGGYPGELRKVLGIWAEEIDALLPDMRNEIVMNREWGQLNRSYSCGLLCDLIHSEGAEVLAQYGTDFYKGMPALTVNRFGEGKAYYVATSPDAAFLRAFLATVSAENGIAPLVSAPEGIESVQRVKEGVSYLFLLNHSAEELSADIGTGERTDLLTGKKFSGSTVVPGRGVMILSDKQ comes from the coding sequence ATGATCAACGAGAAATTGCCGAAGGTTTGGTATGGTGGAGATTATAACCCGGAGCAGTGGGATGCCCCAGTATGGGCAGAGGATGAACGGATGTTCAAGCTGGCAGGGATTGATGTCGCTACGATCAATGTGTTCAATTGGGCAACGCTTCAGCCCTCTGAGGATACGTACGATTTCAGCGGTCTGGATGCATTAATCGACCGTCTATATAAGAATGGAACCTATATATGTCTGGCTACCGCAACCGGTGCGCATCCGGCCTGGATGGCTCACCGCTATCCTGAGGTTACACGGGTGGATGTCCAGGGCAGAAAGCGCAAATTCGGCGGACGCCACAACTCCAATCCGAACAGCCCGGTATACCGCGAATATGCTGCACGGCTGGCTGGCAAGCTGGCGGAGCGCTACAAGGATCATCCGGCGCTGCTGATCTGGCATATCTCCAATGAATACGGCGGATATGATTATTCCGAGCAGTCTGAAGCGGCCTTCCGCGTCTGGCTGAAGGAGCGTTACGGATCACTTGATGCGCTGAACAAAGCCTGGAATACCCGTTTCTGGGGCCATACCTTCTATGACTGGGAAGAGATCGTAGTACCGAACGAGCTCAGTGAAGAGTGGAACGGCAACCGGACGAACTTCCAGGGGATTTCGCTGGATTACCGGAGATTCATGTCCCATAGCCTGCTGGATTGCTATAAGCTTGAGCATGCTGCAATCAGGGAGCACAGCAAGAATATTCCCATTACCACTAACCTGATGGGCTTCTATCCGGAGCTGGACTATTTCGAATGGGCTAAATATATGGATGTGATCTCCTGGGACAACTATCCGGCTCTGGACACACCGGTCAGCCATACAGCCATGACGCATGATCTCATGCGCGGGCTGAAGAACGGCCAGCCGTTCATGCTGATGGAGCAGACGCCAAGCCAGCAGAACTGGATGCCGTACAACTCCGTGAAGCGTCCGGGTGTGATGCGCTTGTGGAGCTACCAGGCGGTGGCGCGCGGCGCGGATACAGTGCTGTTCTTCCAGCTGCGCCGGTCTATCGGTGCATGCGAGAAGTATCACGGTGCGGTCATTGAGCATGTCGGACATGAGCATACGCGGGTATTCCGTGAATGTGCCGAGCTTGGCCGGGAGCTGGAGCTGCTGGGCGATGAGCTGCTGGATGCGCGCAGTGCGGCGCAGATCGGGATTATTTATGACTGGGAGAACCGCTGGGCGCTTGACCTCTCCAGCGGCCCGACCGTAGCACTGGATTATGTGAAGGAAATTCACAGCTATTATGATGCGCTGTATCAGCAGAATATTGAAGCGGATATGATCGGTGTTGAAGAGGATCTGTCAAAGTACAAGATTGTAATCGCGCCGGTGATGTATATGGTTAAACCGGGATTTGCGGCGAAGGTTGAAGCCTTCGTTCAAGCGGGCGGAACGTTCATTACAACCTATTTCAGCGGTATCGTTAACGAGAACGATCTGGTTACCGTTGGAGGCTACCCTGGTGAGCTGCGCAAGGTGCTGGGCATCTGGGCTGAAGAGATTGATGCCCTGCTGCCGGATATGCGCAATGAAATCGTGATGAACCGGGAATGGGGGCAGCTTAACCGCTCCTATTCCTGCGGTCTGCTCTGCGATCTGATTCATTCCGAAGGTGCGGAAGTGCTTGCACAGTACGGCACTGATTTCTATAAGGGGATGCCTGCCCTGACCGTGAACCGCTTCGGCGAAGGCAAAGCCTATTATGTAGCCACCAGTCCCGATGCTGCGTTCCTGCGCGCATTCCTTGCCACCGTGAGCGCAGAGAACGGCATTGCCCCGCTGGTGAGCGCACCGGAAGGCATCGAGTCCGTCCAGCGGGTGAAGGAAGGCGTATCCTACCTGTTCCTGCTCAATCATTCTGCCGAGGAGCTTAGTGCAGATATTGGTACCGGCGAGCGGACAGATCTGCTGACAGGCAAGAAATTCAGCGGCTCCACGGTAGTTCCGGGCCGCGGAGTAATGATTCTGTCGGATAAACAGTAA
- a CDS encoding Ger(x)C family spore germination protein has translation MYRRILLLVCSLILLTTQTSCWSSKEIEDLALYSGLALDVGEPTLTEQALQDQGATYPKRNTITVTIQLVPANSVGGTGRQSSSSSSSSDAPYLNVTGTGDSVLEIFRQYSLRLDRPIIGHHLKVIVVSTELLKRQEMNQLLDFVLRDNDIRPSTMVFLSQGRAEDTLISKEKNEIPAFHIRDMVHNQRRTSKVLDPVILSKMDALMYSKRSFALQNLVTANGEVEFSGAGIIKGDTGHWVGALNQEDTECLAWLTNEGQTGIIKTYDGNKQEITYEMKAMKSEITAKMNGDSLAFDVKIATEGRLSETWNIDDYPAAVKNSQKAEQLFKKRLEQMMHSLMQKLQSDYKTDVAGFGEKLSIQEPALWRKVEDHWDDVFSRTPIHINVDLKITDFGSFTN, from the coding sequence ATGTATAGAAGGATTCTCCTCTTGGTGTGCAGCCTAATCCTTCTGACTACACAGACCTCCTGCTGGAGCAGCAAGGAGATCGAAGATCTGGCGCTATACTCCGGCCTGGCTCTGGATGTCGGGGAGCCCACCCTCACCGAGCAGGCGCTGCAGGATCAGGGGGCGACTTATCCCAAACGGAATACAATTACAGTCACCATACAGCTCGTTCCGGCAAATTCCGTAGGAGGGACAGGTCGTCAGAGCAGCAGTAGTAGCAGTAGCAGTGATGCTCCCTATCTGAATGTAACGGGGACAGGAGATTCTGTGCTGGAAATATTCCGCCAGTACTCGCTCCGCCTGGACCGGCCGATTATCGGGCATCACCTTAAAGTTATTGTGGTCTCGACCGAGCTGCTTAAGCGTCAGGAGATGAACCAGTTATTGGATTTTGTACTTCGTGATAACGATATCCGTCCAAGTACTATGGTGTTCCTGAGCCAGGGCCGGGCAGAGGATACACTCATCTCCAAGGAAAAGAATGAAATTCCCGCATTTCATATCAGGGATATGGTCCATAATCAGAGACGGACAAGCAAGGTACTGGACCCGGTCATTTTATCCAAAATGGATGCCCTGATGTATTCCAAACGAAGCTTTGCGCTACAAAATCTGGTGACGGCGAATGGCGAAGTGGAATTCTCGGGTGCAGGTATTATTAAAGGAGATACCGGGCACTGGGTAGGGGCGTTGAACCAGGAGGATACAGAGTGCCTCGCTTGGCTGACCAATGAAGGACAGACCGGTATCATCAAAACCTATGACGGGAACAAACAGGAAATAACTTATGAAATGAAGGCGATGAAAAGCGAAATCACTGCCAAAATGAACGGCGACAGCTTGGCCTTTGATGTAAAAATCGCCACCGAAGGTAGACTGAGCGAAACCTGGAATATAGATGACTATCCCGCAGCAGTGAAGAATTCGCAAAAGGCAGAACAGTTGTTCAAGAAGAGGCTGGAGCAAATGATGCACTCGCTGATGCAGAAGCTGCAATCCGATTACAAGACCGATGTCGCCGGTTTCGGCGAGAAGCTCAGTATTCAGGAGCCGGCATTATGGAGAAAGGTAGAGGATCACTGGGATGATGTGTTCAGCCGGACTCCGATTCATATCAATGTTGATCTGAAGATTACAGACTTCGGCTCCTTTACCAATTAA
- a CDS encoding ABC transporter substrate-binding protein, with product MMKKRSAVMLSSVMLMSVVLAACGGNNNTASNNASNGSAGNSGEVKTVKIFQFKTEIVEGLNELKVEFEKEYPNIKLDIQTVGGGADYAAALKTKFASGDAPDIFSNGGYAEMELWGDKLEDLSDQPWVKDLIPLAAEPMTKDGKTYGMPMNLEGIGYVYNKDLFAKAGITETPKTISELEEAAKKLQAIDVIPFGNAYQEWWLLGIQGISVAFAQQDNVDEFISGLNAGTSTIVGNEKFKDWSNLLNLTVKYGQKNPLTTDANTHLAMFANGETAMMQEGNWAQTLVDNITPDMNIGMFPMPINDDPAMNDKLSVGVPANLVVNKESGSKEEAKTFLNWLVTSDMGKEYIVKKWKFIPALSTIAATPEDIGLLGADVWNYVQEGKVYGLQASKFPDGVTQEFASVIQELIAGKVDEAGWETGMQAAWDKLKK from the coding sequence ATGATGAAAAAACGCTCTGCAGTGATGCTGTCCAGCGTCATGCTGATGTCTGTCGTGCTTGCGGCATGCGGCGGTAATAACAATACCGCTTCAAATAATGCTTCCAATGGAAGCGCTGGCAACTCCGGAGAAGTGAAGACGGTTAAGATCTTCCAGTTCAAAACCGAAATCGTAGAAGGCCTTAACGAGCTTAAGGTTGAATTCGAGAAAGAATACCCTAACATCAAGCTGGACATCCAGACTGTCGGCGGCGGTGCAGACTATGCAGCAGCCCTGAAGACTAAATTCGCTTCCGGCGATGCTCCTGATATCTTCAGTAACGGCGGTTACGCTGAAATGGAACTGTGGGGCGACAAGCTCGAAGATTTGTCCGATCAGCCTTGGGTGAAGGATCTGATTCCTTTGGCAGCTGAGCCAATGACGAAAGACGGCAAAACCTACGGTATGCCAATGAACCTTGAAGGTATCGGTTATGTATACAACAAGGATCTGTTCGCTAAAGCCGGTATCACTGAAACTCCAAAAACGATCTCTGAGCTGGAAGAAGCGGCTAAAAAGCTGCAGGCCATTGACGTTATTCCTTTCGGTAACGCATACCAGGAATGGTGGCTGCTGGGGATCCAGGGCATTAGCGTAGCTTTTGCACAGCAGGATAATGTGGATGAATTCATCAGCGGCCTGAACGCCGGAACTTCCACAATCGTAGGCAACGAGAAATTCAAGGATTGGAGCAACCTGCTCAACCTGACTGTGAAATACGGACAGAAGAATCCTTTGACTACAGATGCTAACACTCACCTGGCTATGTTCGCCAATGGCGAAACCGCTATGATGCAGGAAGGAAACTGGGCACAGACGCTGGTTGACAACATTACTCCTGACATGAACATCGGTATGTTCCCTATGCCAATCAACGATGATCCTGCTATGAACGATAAGCTGTCTGTAGGTGTTCCGGCGAACCTGGTCGTTAACAAGGAATCCGGATCCAAGGAAGAAGCTAAGACTTTCCTGAACTGGCTCGTAACTTCTGACATGGGTAAAGAGTATATCGTCAAAAAATGGAAGTTCATCCCTGCACTGTCCACCATTGCAGCAACACCTGAAGATATCGGTCTTCTTGGTGCGGATGTATGGAACTATGTTCAAGAAGGTAAAGTCTACGGACTGCAGGCTTCGAAATTCCCTGATGGTGTAACTCAGGAATTCGCCAGCGTTATTCAAGAGCTGATCGCCGGCAAAGTGGACGAAGCAGGCTGGGAAACTGGCATGCAGGCCGCTTGGGACAAGCTGAAGAAATAA